A portion of the Lolium rigidum isolate FL_2022 chromosome 1, APGP_CSIRO_Lrig_0.1, whole genome shotgun sequence genome contains these proteins:
- the LOC124682977 gene encoding uncharacterized protein LOC124682977, which translates to MADGEALDVYAGKISGMAARFASLGATLSDKEMVKKILDTVPEDLYQAVAGIEQFCDVETVCFDEVLGRLKAFQERSERRKAAVRGGDRGDGQLLLTAAQWEAQHRARGGGHNDDNAGNGADLPRRGRCHYCGIRGHFERDCRKKKREEQAQALLIDDQPGLC; encoded by the coding sequence ATGGCGGATGGCGAGGCGCTGGACGTCTACGCCGGCAAGATCAGCGGCATGGCGGCGAGGTTCGCGAGCCTCGGTGCGACGCTGAGCGACAAGGAGATGGTCAAGAAGATCCTCGACACCGTGCCCGAGGATCTGTACCAGGCGGTGGCCGGCATCGAGCAGTTCTGCGACGTCGAGACCGTCTGCTTCGACGAGGTGCTCGGCCGCCTGAAGGCGTTCCAGGAGCGGTCCGAGCGGCGCAAGGCGGCTGTACGCGGTGGCGATCGCGGCGACGGGCAGCTCCTGCTCACGGCAGCGCAGTGGGAGGCTCAGCAccgtgcgcgcggcggcggccacaACGACGACAACGCGGGGAACGGCGCGGACCTACCCAGGCGTGGCAGGTGCCACTACTGCGGCATCCGCGGGCATTTCGAGCGCGActgcaggaagaagaagagggaggagCAGGCGCAGGCGCTCCTCATCGACGACCAGCCGGGCCTGTGCTAG
- the LOC124684795 gene encoding translation initiation factor IF-2-like — MASPSPSFLLQLVRYVSSLPTHFMRVSTRALPLLMEGSGGAIRPLAAAPKPKPPGPPAEGPGDKGGIIHAASPLPRGLMRAAPQRQGAGGMIKAPQRPGAPAEGTGGRGGIIHAASS; from the coding sequence ATGGCGTCGCCGTCGCCTTCGTTCCTGCTCCAGCTGGTGCGGTACGTGTCTTCTCTCCCGACCCACTTCATGCGGGTCAGCACGAGGGCGCTCCCGCTCCTGATGGAAGGCTCCGGCGGGGCGATCcgtcccctcgccgccgcccccaaGCCGAAGCCACCGGGTCCGCCGGCGGAAGGCCCCGGCGACAAGGGTGGGATCATCCATGCCGCCTCTCCCCTACCGCGCGGGCTGATGCGGGCGGCGCCTCAGAGGCAGGGCGCCGGAGGGATGATCAAGGCGCCCCAGCGGCCCGGCGCGCCGGCCGAGGGcaccggcggccgcggcgggaTCATCCATGCCGCCTCTTCTTGA
- the LOC124682978 gene encoding uncharacterized protein LOC124682978 produces MASSSPWFLLQLVRYVSSLPIQFMRATTRALPLPTEGAGEAIRPLAARKPRPPGPPAQGSGGKGGIIHVASALPRELMRAAPPRHGAGGKTKAPQRPSAPAEGTGGRGGIIHAASS; encoded by the coding sequence ATGGCGTCGTCTTCGCCATGGTTCCTGCTCCAGCTGGTGCGGTACGTGTCGTCCCTCCCGATCCAGTTCATGCGGGCCACGACCAGGGCGCTCCCGCTCCCGacggaaggcgccggcgaggcgaTCCGTCCGCTCGCCGCCCGCAAGCCGCGGCCACCAGGTCCGCCGGCGCAAGGCTCCGGCGGCAAGGGTGGGATCATCCATGTCGCTTCTGCACTCCCGCGCGAGCTGATGCGGGCGGCGCCTCCGAGGCATGGCGCTGGAGGGAAGACCAAGGCGCCACAACGGCCCAGCGCGCCCGCCGAGGGCACCGGCGGCCGCGGCGGTATCATCCATGCCGCCTCTTCTTGA